One segment of Chelmon rostratus isolate fCheRos1 chromosome 17, fCheRos1.pri, whole genome shotgun sequence DNA contains the following:
- the LOC121620443 gene encoding GTPase IMAP family member 7-like, producing the protein MSSSENAASHGVCEASPPTSEAEPLRIVLLGRTGTGRSSSGNTILGRSAFWVDVSPCSVTTQCQRKTLTVDGRSISVIDTPGFFHTHLSPEEVMVEVGRCVVMSSPGPHAFLVTLQPGRFTQEERDALEWIKATFGPGATRFTMVLFTWGDQLQGKRIEDFLEESDELSEFVSGCQGGYHVLDNSEHDKMTECPEQVVQLLKKIDKNVVDNGGGCYSNEMFKEAESAIRKAQERILGERGHEVESLQKEAEGKEEQGLALERGWREEEERRREEEEARKRAERLFWSELVTAMGRGAAEGAGIMGKDKGKGKAVKKVKVVEKAAALAASPLSIRSAARVVEGAVREGSKVLYKHRKTLLH; encoded by the exons ATGTCGTCATCTGAAAACGCTGCGTCACACGGAG TGTGTGAAGCATCACCCCCCACATCAGAGGCTGAACCCTTGAGGATTGTTCTGCTGGGGAGGACGGGAACAGGCAGAAGCTCCTCAGGAAACACCATCCTGGGCAGGTCCGCCTTCTGGGTCGACGTGTCCCCCTGCTCCGTCACCACACAGTGCCAGAGGAAGACTCTGACAGTCGACGGGCGGAGTATTTCTGTGATTGACACTCCAGGTTTCTTCCACACGCACCTGTCACCTGAGGAGGTCATGGTAGAGGTGGGACGGTGTGTTGTCATGTCGTCTCCAGGACCCCACGCCTTCTTGGTGACCCTGCAGCCCGGCAGGTTCAcccaggaggagagggatgcCTTAGAGTGGATCAAGGCCACGTTTGGGCCCGGGGCCACCAGGTTTACCATGGTGCTGTTCACCTGGGGAGACCAGCTGCAGGGAAAACGCATCGAGGACTTCCTGGAAGAGAGCGATGAGCTGTCAGAATTTGTCAGCGGCTGCCAGGGGGGGTACCACGTCCTTGATAACAGCGAGCATGACAAGATGACGGAGTGCCCAGAACAGGTcgtgcagctgctgaagaagatAGACAAGAACGTGGTGGATAACGGAGGCGGCTGCTACAGCAACGAGATGTTCAAGGAGGCCGAGAGCGCCATCAGAAAGGCACAAGAGAGGATTCTGGGAGAAAGAGGGCACGAGGTGGAGTCCCTTCAGAAGGAGGCTGAAGGCAAGGAGGAGCAGGGACTGGCGTTagagagggggtggagggaagaggaggagaggaggagggaggaagaggaggccaggAAAAGGGCGGAGAGGCTCTTCTGGTCCGAGCTGGTGACTGCGATGGGGAGAGGCGCAGCAGAGGGGGCAGGGATCATGGGGAAGGACAAGGGGAAAGGGAAAGCTGTGAAGAAGGTGAAGGTGGTGGAGAaggcagcagctctggcagccTCGCCGCTCTCCATCCGTTCAGCTGCAAGAGTGGTGGAGGGAGCGGTGAGAGAAGGGAGTAAGGTGCTCTATAAACACAGGAAGACGTTGCTGCACTGA
- the LOC121621023 gene encoding matrix Gla protein, with the protein MRSLLQFLAVCAAVSLCVCYESHESTESVEDLFVPPNRANSFITPQRGNVYSPPRGNGLNHYNFMRTVKSPAERRAETCEDYSPCRFYAYHHGFQQAYQRYFGSRSQPQRPAGTRRH; encoded by the exons ATGAGGAGCCTTCTTCAGTTTCTGGCAGTCTGCGCTGCGGTTTCTCTCTGCGTCTGCTATG AGTCTCATGAAAGCACAGAATCCGTTGAAG ATTTGTTTGTGCCTCCAAACCGAGCCAACTCATTCATCACGCCACAGAGGGGCAACGTATACAGCCCACCCAGAGGGAATGGCCTCAACCATTACAACTTCATGAG GACGGTGAAGTCTCCAGCGGAGAGGCGTGCAGAGACCTGTGAAGACTACTCTCCCTGCCGCTTCTACGCCTACCACCACGGCTTTCAGCAGGCCTACCAGAGATACTTTGGCTCCCGAAGTCAACCTCAGAGACCAGCCGGGACCCGTCGACACTGA
- the LOC121621027 gene encoding osteocalcin: MKTLAILVLCSLAAICLTSDASAGSQPASDNPAQEGLFVERDQASTVVRQKRAAGELSLTQLESLREVCEANLACEDMMDTHGIIAAYTAYYGPIAY, encoded by the exons ATGAAGACTCTGGCCATCCTGGTTCTCTGCTCTCTGGCAGCCATCTGTCTGACTTCAG ATGCCTCCGCTGGCTCCCAGCCTGCCAGTGACAACCCTGCACAGGAAG gtttgtttgtggAGAGGGATCAGGCCTCCACCGTGgtgagacagaagagagctgccGGAGAGCTGTCCCTCACACAGCTGGAGAG CCTGAGAGAGGTGTGTGAGGCCAACCTGGCCTGTGAGGACATGATGGACACGCACGGAATCATCGCCGCCTACACCGCCTACTACGGACCAATCGCCTACTAG
- the plekhf1 gene encoding pleckstrin homology domain-containing family F member 1 — MNKMTFDKENCERIRAVEISFGAAGRPLCKQGRVLMGQGRLLKQGRRKPQPKVFFLFNDVLVYGSILLYGRWYKKQKIIRLEDIQLEDMEDGVELRNQWLIRTPRKSFFVSAASLEEKRAWIEHIEDCRSSLLQGGRLQPGSAFAVTWIPDQAAFRCMRCFNKFSQTNRRHHCRKCGFLVCNSCSKQRAVIDHIHPTRKQRVCILCHTRSEEGEIPRMRGDSTGKSSSEEEDVTPSSDEEEGEGKSQSWMTQMGIWEQPR; from the exons ATGAACAAGATGACGTTTGACAAGGAGAACTGCGAGCGCATCCGGGCGGTGGAGATCTCATTCGGTGCAGCGGGAAGGCCGCTATGCAAACAGGGTCGGGTCCTGATGGGCCAGGGCCGGCTGCTGAAGCAGGGCCGTCGGAAGCCGCAGCCGAaggttttcttcctctttaacGACGTGCTGGTGTACGGCAGCATCCTGCTGTACGGCCGctggtacaaaaaacagaaGATCATCCGTCTAG AGGACATCCAGCTGGAGGACATGGAGGACGGTGTGGAGTTGAGGAACCAATGGCTGATCCGTACACCTCGCAAGTCCTTCTTCGTGTCCGCCGCTTCATTAGAGGAGAAGCGGGCCTGGATTGAGCACATCGAAGACTGTAGGTCGAGCCTGCTGCAGGGAGGCCGCCTCCAACCTGGTTCCGCCTTTGCTGTGACCTGGATTCCGGACCAGGCCGCCTTCAGGTGCATGCGCTGCTTCAACAAGTTCTCTCAGACCAATCGGCGACACCACTGCCGAAAGTGTGGCTTCTTGGTCTGCAACTCGTGCTCCAAACAGCGAGCAGTGATAGACCACATTCACCCCACTAGGAAACAGAGGGTCTGCATACTCTGCCACACCAGGAGCGAGGAAGGTGAGATACCTCGCATGAGGGGGGACAGCACAGGAAagagcagctcagaggaggaggatgtgacaccatccagtgatgaagaggagggagaggggaagagtCAGAGCTGGATGACTCAGATGGGCATCTGGGAACAGCCCCGGTAA